The DNA sequence TGTGGATTATTCAGGAACAGTGTTGCCTGCGCAGCTAGGGGGGAGTGGTATTCAATACGACTTTGGTTACAAATTAAGTTCTGACGGACAAACGTTATATCCTATTCTTTGGCAGTATGGAATGAATGAGGAGCCAAACTATTCCGAGTACAGTATCTATGAGAATGGTTCTTATACTAAGGTCAACAATTAATCTATATCATTTAAGAGAGACTATGGTTTCGGTAACGCAACGTATCAGAAAATTAAGCAACCTCGGGCTGGTTATCCTTTCTTTTAAGAACTTCCAAAAACTGCAGAGGATTGAGCTAAAAGGATTAGAATGTCAAAAATATATTAGATTTCTTCGGTAACCAAAACTGCGTACGAAAGGCCCTAAAACTTTACTCAGAACATTTAAAATGGTTAAGCTGAGTGATTTGAGGCATTATCGATTATGAAATGCCTTAGTTTTCAAACAAGTCTATTAAAGTCAGTCTTTGTATAAATTCTTTCAAATTAGTAATTTACCCTCATTCATGCTAGAATAAAGCTATTCGATGGGAGGTGTTTTCAGGTGTTTGAAGCGCGTGTAGAAAAACTGCTGGCAGCTTTGGAGAAGACAGCCTGTGATGGCTTTTTAGTTACTAATTTAACGAATATCTATTATTTGACTGGCTTTTATGGCACGGCAGGAACAGTATTTCTTTCCAAGCAGCAGCGGCTTTTTCTGACAGATTCCCGTTACAGCCTTTTGGCTAGAGACCAAGTTAAAGGCTTTGAGATTATTGAGACCCGCCAACCGCTTGCTGATATTGCTGAGATTATTAAAGGTGATCAATTGACTGCAATTGGTTTTGAGGGGGAAGCTATTTCCTATCACTACTATCAGCAGTTGAAGGAGAGCTTTGCGGATTACTGCTTGCAATCTCTGACTGATTTGATTGAACAGTTGCGAATGATTAAGGACAGCAGTGAGATTGAAGCTATTCGTCAGGCCTGCAAAATCTCTGATCAGGCCTTCTTAGATGTTTTAGATTTTATCAAGCCTAATCAGACTAGCGAGATTGAAGTCGCCAATTTTCTTGATTTTCGGATGCGAGAGCGAGGAGCGACCGGTCCATCTTTTGACTTTATCGTAGTTTCGGGCCGGCGTTCTGCCATGCCCCACGGCCGAGCCAGCGAAAAAATTATCTGCCAGGGTGAGACCCTAACCTTAGACTTCGGCTGTGTCTATCATCACTACGTCAGTGACATCACGCGAACGATTCATATTGGCCAGCCTTCTGACGAAGAGCGGTCTGTTTATGATATTGTCCGCAAGAGCAATCAGGCTGTGATTGACTCCGTCAAGGCTGGTATGAAACGCTGTGACTATGATGGCCTTGCTCGTCGAGTCATTGATCAAGCTGGTTACGGTGCTTGCTTCACCCA is a window from the Streptococcus criceti HS-6 genome containing:
- a CDS encoding M24 family metallopeptidase; protein product: MFEARVEKLLAALEKTACDGFLVTNLTNIYYLTGFYGTAGTVFLSKQQRLFLTDSRYSLLARDQVKGFEIIETRQPLADIAEIIKGDQLTAIGFEGEAISYHYYQQLKESFADYCLQSLTDLIEQLRMIKDSSEIEAIRQACKISDQAFLDVLDFIKPNQTSEIEVANFLDFRMRERGATGPSFDFIVVSGRRSAMPHGRASEKIICQGETLTLDFGCVYHHYVSDITRTIHIGQPSDEERSVYDIVRKSNQAVIDSVKAGMKRCDYDGLARRVIDQAGYGACFTHGIGHGIGLDIHEGPYFGQSTDLVESGMAITDEPGIYLDGKFGVRIEDDILVTETGCEVLTKAPKELIII